The DNA sequence GACCACACCCGACGGGTCCGCAGGGCTCACGTCGACCACGCCATTCCGCCGTCGACCTTGATCGTGGCGCCGGTGGTGTACCCGGCGTCCGGGCCGGTCAGGTACAGAATCGCGCCGACGACCTCGGCCGCCTCCCCGACCCGTCCGGCGGGCACGGTGCCGGCGACGTGGGCACGGAACTCCTCGGTCCAGTGCTCGGCGATGTCGGTCCGGACCGGACCGGGCATCACCGTGTTGACCCGCACCGACGGCGCGTACGCGCGGGCCAACCCGACGGTCAGCGCGTTGAGCCCAGCCTTGGCCAGCGCGTAGGGCAGCTCCCCGGGGCCGGGCATCACCGCCGCGACCGAGGAGACGTTCACGATCGCGCCGCCGCCCGCCGCGGCCATGAGCTCCCCGCAGCGGGCTCCGAGCCGGTAGGCGCCGCGCAGGTTCACCGCGAGGACCTTGTCGAACAGCTCCTCGGTGACCTCGGTGAGCGACCCGTAGAGCGGGGACATGCCGGCGTTGTTCACCAGCACGTCGACCCGGCCGTACTCGGCGAGCACCCGGTCCACCAGGTCGTCGCAGTCCGCCCAGCGGCCCACGTGGCAGCCGACGCCGAGCGCCGGCACACCGTGCCGCGCGGTCAGCTCCGCGGCCAGTGCGGTGCACGCCTCGGCCCGTCGGCTGGCGACGACGACCGTGTCCCCGCGGGCCGCGTACGCCTCGCAGGCCGCCCGTCCGATCCCCCGGCTCCCGCCGGTGACGACGACGACCCGGCCGCCCTCCGTCGTGCCGCTCATGTCAGGACGCCCCGGAGTTCCCGGCGTTCCACTCCCGGTCCTTGCGGTCCTCGGACTCGGTGCGCTCCCTGGCGATCTCCAGCGCGCGGGCCGCGGTGGCCCGGTCCGGGTACGGGCCGAGCCGGTCGGCGGACCGGCAGCCGTCGGCGGTCTCCACGGTGCCGTGCTTGAGGCAGTAGAACCATTGCTCGTCGCTCATGGGACCACCCTGGCACCGATCCGCCCGCCTGTCTCCCGCCGCGCCGCGCCGACGATGGCAGGCTGGGGCCCATGGCACTGGTGCTCGGGGTGGACTCGTCCACCCAGTCCTGCAAGGTCGTCGTCCGCGACGCCGACACCGGCGAGCTCGTCCGGTCCGGACGCGCCGCGCACCCGGACGGCACGGAGATCGCGCCCCGGCTCTGGTGGGAGGCGCTGCAGGCCGCGATCGACGACGCGGGTGGCCTCGACGGCGTCGCCGCGGTGTCGGTCGCGGGCCAGCAGCACGGCATGGTCTGCCTCGACGAGCGCGGCGAGGTCGTGCGCGACGCGCTGCTGTGGAACGACACCCGCTCGGCGGCGGCCGCCCGCGAGCTCGTCGAGGAGTTCGGCGCGCAGCAGTGGGCGGAGACGACCGGCGTCGTCCCGGTCGCCTCGATCACCCTGGCCAAGCTGCGCTGGCTCGCCGGCCACGAGCCCGAGAACGCCGCCCGGACCGCGGCGGTGTGCCTGCCCCACGACTGGCTGACCTGGCGGCTCCG is a window from the Pseudonocardia sp. HH130629-09 genome containing:
- a CDS encoding SDR family NAD(P)-dependent oxidoreductase, with protein sequence MSGTTEGGRVVVVTGGSRGIGRAACEAYAARGDTVVVASRRAEACTALAAELTARHGVPALGVGCHVGRWADCDDLVDRVLAEYGRVDVLVNNAGMSPLYGSLTEVTEELFDKVLAVNLRGAYRLGARCGELMAAAGGGAIVNVSSVAAVMPGPGELPYALAKAGLNALTVGLARAYAPSVRVNTVMPGPVRTDIAEHWTEEFRAHVAGTVPAGRVGEAAEVVGAILYLTGPDAGYTTGATIKVDGGMAWST